The DNA segment TTTTTAAAGGAAGCCATAATTTTTTCAATTAATTCTTGTTCCGCAGTTGTAAGTTTATAAGGATTTTCAGGATCAATAGTTGGGAAATGGCTATCTAATAAGTCGTAATCTTTTCCTTTTATGTGAATTGTTCCGTTAGTATAGTCAATAAAATCTAACAGGAGTCGGTGGTTCATATCAAACTCTTGGCGGCGATTAATAATTTCTCCTTCTAACTTAAATTGAATAATGGCTATTGCTTTATGCATTCGGGCGATTTGTGTGATTTCTGCCTTACTATAATCAATATTATCTTCATTTTTAGGTTGAAAATACGTACAAGGATCATTTTTATACATTTCATCCGCAAAAAGCGCAAGAGGACGAAGCGAAATACCATAACTATCTTCTAATATATCTAAATTCAAATAACGAGCAGAGATACGGATAACATTAGCCGCACAAACTCTTGAACCACTAGCAGCACCCATCCATAAAATATCATGATTACCCCACTGGAAATCAACGGAATGATAATGCATTAATGTATCCATAATTTTATCAGGATAAGGACCACGGTCGTATACATCACCAACAATATGTAAATGGTCAACTACCAATTGTTGAATAAGGCGAGCAAGAGCGCTAATAAATTCTTCGGCACGATCAAGGGAAATGATATGTTGTAAAATTTCTTCATAATACATTTTTTTGTCGTCTTCATTGTAGTTTTCTTGAAGTAATTCTTCTAATATGTAAGCAAAGTCTTCAGGCATGGCTTTTCTAACTTTAGAGCGAGTGTATTTAGAAGCAACATATTGGCAAAGTTCAATCAAACGAAATAGGGTTGTCCGGTACCATGCATGTATATCATCCATTTCGTCCGCAATTAAATCCATTTTTTCTTCAGGATAATAAATTAGCGTACTAAGGGAATTTATTTCTGCATCATCCAATTCTTCACCAAAAATATCACGAATTTTTCGCTTTATCACACCAGAACCATTACGTAAAACTTGCTCAAATGCACTATATTCCCCGTGTACATCACTTAAAAAATGCTCGGTTCCTTTGGGAAGATTCATGATAGCTTCTAAATTGATAATTTCTGTAGCTGTTTTTGCTATAGTAGGATATTCAGTTGCTAATAATTGTAAATATTTCATATCATTAGTTTCCAAAATATGCTGCCTCCTTTTTTAATTGGTATAGCTATTATATTTCTTAAATATTAGTAAGGCAAACGTTTTGTTTTTAAATTGGTCTATACAAAAAGACGGGTTGAACCCCGCCTTAAAACATAGGATGAAGAAAATATAACACAATTGGTAAAGTAATAATACTCAAAACAGTACTTATAAAAGTCGCACTAGAAACTAAATCTGGTTTTGTATCAAATTGAACTGCCATTAACGTTGTGTTAGCTGCTGTTGGCATTGCCGCAAGCAAAATCATAATTTGTTTGGTCATCTCATCTACTGGCAAAACCAAAGTTAAACCAAAAGCAATCATAGGAGCAATGAGTAATTTTAGAATTAAAGCAATCCCCACTTTTCCAAGCTCAATACGTCTAAAAGAAATAACAGCTAGCTGCATTCCTAGAACAATCATGATTGTAGGAATAGCTGCGTCTCCAACAAGTTTGACACATGTCATCAAAGCGGAAGGAAGAGAAATATGTAGTAATTGTAGCGCGAGTCCGAGTAAAGCCCCATATGCAATTGGCATTCGAATAACACGTTTCATCACTGTTTTCATACCATTTGCATCTTTACTACCTTTTGCTGCGAAATAAACCCCAATTGTACTCATAGCGAGTTGTTGCAACACCATCAGAACGACTGCAATATCAAGTCCAACAGCACCAAAAATAAGTAGTACAACCGGCGTGCCATAATTTCCGTTATTCATAAATGCACTTGCTAAAATAAGCGCACAACGGTCTTGCAAATTATATCCAAGCAAAAAACTAATAAAACTTACAATGATTATCAAACTCAAGCAAAGTGCAAAGATATAAATTGCCAAATAAAGATAATCAAGTGAGAGTGGATTCGTATAAAAAGTATTAAATGCTAAAAATGGAGACATAAGATATAATGTGAGCTTTGATAAATTAGGAATATCAAATTTCAAGGTCTTCTGTCCAATAAAACCAATTGCAAAAATCCCAAAAACGGGAAGTAAAATAAGTAAAAATTCCATTACAACACTCTTTTCTATGTATATTGTAGATTATTGTACCATAAAAAAGCAGCCACTAAACAAGATATAGATGCGTTTTTAGCGGCTGATTTTCAAGAAAAAACGCGTATTTTTTAAAATTGTTTGAAATAAGTGATAAATTGACACGAAATAGCCATTTTTTTACTTATAAAAAATAATTATACGATTTTTTTTGAGTAGTAAAACACCCCTTTTCGTGAGTATAATTTAAGTGTTATAACAGAAATATAGCACACTATAAAATTTGTTAAAGCGTTGTCTATGTTTACTAAAATAGAAGGAGTCATAAGATGAAAAACAAAAAATCATGTTTAACTAAAAGAAATTATTTGGAAATTAAGAGGATAAGGAAGTTTGTACGATTATATTTGTGCTAAACGGGATTTTTACTTAAAAATAAAAAATTAGATAATTTAGTAAAATACGGGATTAAACAATTAAAAACGTTCTAAAAATGACAAAATAGTTTGTTTGCAAGAAAAAATGCAGAAAACTTTGAGAGTGAAATTACATGAGAAATGACTATATATCTAAAAAATGAGAGAGGGACTATTCATGCCTAAAAAATTATATAATGAAAAATTCAAAAGAAGTCTCGTTTATTTATACCACCATGGAACTTCAAAGAATAAATTATGCACCGATTTTGGCGTTTCTATGGCATCACTTGCTAGATGGATCAAATCTTATAATACAGAAAATATTGACCTAAATGAAGCCTCTAGCATTTTACAAATGTATGAATTGAAAAAACAGAAAGCACTTCTGGAAGAGGAAATTTCCATATTATCAGAAGCCATCACCCTTTTTAACTTAGAAACAAGCGTCGAGAATTAAAAAATCCACCCATAATCATGATTATGGGTGGGTTTTTTTAATGACTTTAGTTGTAATTGAAAATATTGTAACATTAAATTTTGAGATAAAAGCGTTAAACAACTAAAGCGAATGTTGAAGATTGCACTAATTAACTTCTAAACATGAGTCTGCTTTTTAGACGAAAGATAATCAGGTTGAACATGGTTTAAAAGAGTCATCCAAATTCTAGATACACTTGATTACAAACCTTTTACGTTACTATATATCATATTACTTTAATTGTTTGTAGATAAAGAAAATATACAAATAGCTTGTAAGGATAAAGATACGCTCAAAAAAATAATAAAACATGTCTTTTTTTAATAATAGTGGCCATTGAATCGTTTATGCCATTAGACTATAATAATATTTGTAAACAAGAAGATAGTTTTAGCTATTTGACTTGTAAAGGAGCTAACAAGATGAATACAAATACTATAAAAGATTTAATAATTAGTATAGAACAAAGACCAAAAATGTTTCTCAGAAATAAAACAATAGACGCATTAAGTGATTTTTTAAATGGCTATTCGATGGGAAGTAGAGAAAAAATAATAAAAGGATATTCAATAGATTTCTGGTTTTTTCATGAGTATATAAAGGACTATTATAACTATAGTTCCTCTACCTCTGGATGGACTAATATGATACTTGAACATTGTTGTGATGATCAAGAAAAAGCCTTTCACGTTTTCTTTCAAAGATACCATGAGTTTATGGAAATCAGTGTAGAATCAGTCTTTAAAGCAAATTTGGATAAAAGTAATAGTGTATTTCATTTTGATATGGCAAAGGGAAAAAAACTTATAACAAATTTAGATTTACAACAGCTAGAACCAGTATACAAAAATCCAAAAAGCTATATAGTATTGCAACTATCTCTTGATAATGGTTTTATTTTGTTAATAGAATCAGATTATCTATTCTATCAAAAAAGAAAATTATTTAAAAATCTTTCAGAAATTAATCATGAAATTTTAAACTTATTTGGTACAGCGCAACAACTTAAGCCAATTTCAATAGAGGTGTTAAATAATATTGAAATTTGTTAGCTTATACAAAATAAATTTTTCGAAAAAGAAAAAAGGCCTACTGAACCCCATAAGTTAGACTAAAAAATCTAACTTTAGAGACATATTTTATTGGCTAAATGTGATGATGCATGTGAGAAACAAGTGATGGAACCTTAAATAGTTGGGGATTCCTAAGCTATCTCGCAGATACTAATACAAAACACTTTGACTTTCTCCGTCAAAGTGTTTTTTTGCGCAAAATAATCCATCAGAAGCCAACTTATTCACTTCATCCAGCTCATGAAGCCGATTTTTGTTCATAAAACGCTCACAAAAGGAGGGCGTTCCCGGTGTTATAATGAGAAAGAGAGCGAGAGACAGAAAGGGCGTACCCAAATGAGTGAAATTAAAGTGAAGGAAGAAACAGTAAAAAAATATTCCTCCGACATGAAAGAATCAGCAAAAGCAATGGACTATTTGCCTATGAAAGACGGGAATATGGCATTTAGTCGAGCGAACTCCATCAACCAATTGCGTACAGCGTTGTTTGACTTGGTAGAGGCGGTAGAAGCTTTTCAAGTGGTGGTGGAAACCGATGCGACACGGTTAAAAAACTTAGGCGAATCTTTTGCCATCAAAGACCGAGCACTCAGACGGATGATGGGTTAAGAGGGGACATACATGGATACCAACAGTCAGCCTATAGAACAACAACTACATACCTTAAAAAAGCAACAAAAAGAACTAGAAGAAGCGTTGTTACAACTAAAACGAGAACAAGATGAACAAGCATGGTTAGCCGAAGATTTTGCCCGTGTTTGCCTAGAAGAGCAGGAGTCCCTGGCACTTTTGCGCACAGTTTGGCAAGGGGAGGCTGCGCGCAGTTTTAGCTACTATTTGGAAGCGCTCCATGAAGAAGAAAAACAGCGATGGCGCAAAAAGATCCAAGAAAACCAAGCAGCATGCGAACAAAAGAGGCAGACCTATCAACAAAGCATCTATCAATTAGAAACGAAACAACGAGCTTTACATAAGGAGTGGGGACAGTGAGTCGCATTGACATCGGAGAAATAAGGACATTCGCGCTCCAATTAAAGGAAGCTAACCAACAAGGCAAAAGATGTATTAAAGCTATCCAAACCGTCGTGACCAACTATGCGGAAGAGGATAGCTTAAAAGGGAAAGCGATAGACGCATCTAAGAATTATTATCAAATGACCTATGTCCCCTTATGTAAGGCTATTTTGGAAGTAATGGAAGAGAGTCAAGAACGATTAAGGCAATACATGGACGATTTTCATGACCAAGTAGATAGTTCCCCCAACGCAAGAATCGATGAGGAAGGCTTATTCGAACTTGGCCAACAGATTGATCGTCTGGAAGCAAAAAAAGAAACGTTAGCCCAGCGAATGAACGTGGGAACGGAAGGGCAGATGCAAATTTATCGTTCTCAGTTAAGTAAAGCATATAAGAAGGAAAATATAGTAGAAAAGTATCTGGCTTTTGAACAAAGTCATACGGATTTTTTTGCGCATATAAGCGATTTAGTACAAAATATTCAGCAAACGATTCGAGAACTCCAGTCGAATATTCAGTTTAACCATCATACTGGCACCTACGATCTAACGAAACTGGATTTGGACACCGTAAGCCGTTTGCAACAAGCGTTAGGAAAAGAATCCAATGCCCAACCAAAAAAATTTCCTTTTAACGAATACCAAAAAACATATACGGGTACCACATGGATATTAACAAGAGGTGGTATAATAGACGTGGAAGCAACCACGGCCTACAACGAAGCCATCCTCCACGGCGAACTACCACCAGAATCAAATCAAGCCACAGAAGATGCCGAGCTATTAAAAGGAATAATCGCCTCCGTAAAAGCAGGAAAAGACCCATTAACCGGCCAAGAAATCAGTTTACTGCAAGGAATAAGTATCATAGCTGGCACCACCTTCATGTACACAGCTGGAGCGTACCATGGGAAAAGGATGGGGATTCCTAAGCTTAAAGGTTTGTTGAGGAGGAAAGCTGGTGGGGGTAATGTTCCGAAGAGCTCAAAAAATAGTGCCCAATATCTAAAATATAAAAATGAGTTAATGAAAGGTGATATACTCAAAAACTCAAAACCTATTATATCTGGTTCTGATTTAAAAGACTCTAAAGTAGTTTCTGAACTTACTAAGGATGGCAGCTCCATATCAGACTGGTCGAAAATGGAGTCAACTTATAGTTATGAAACGTCAATGGGAAAAGGGAAAATTCACTATTATCAGAATTTGAAAACTGGTGAAATTAATTTTTATGATGTGAAAATGAAAGTAAAAATTCCTAAAGACCTTAAAATTAGGAATGAACTTACTGATGATTTTTGGATTATAGACTTAGATAATAATTTTATACCAATGGGGGTTAGATAGTATGATTGTAAAAGTAATTTCTAACAAAGAAAATAGGGATATTACTATTAATAAACTTTATCCAGTTCTTATAAAAAAAGAAGATGAAATTAGAATAGTTGATGATTTTGGAGGATTGTCAATATATGAACTTAAAGATTTTCAGATTTACAAAGAAAATATTAATTCGTACATTAAAGAAATGAATTCATTAGTTTATGAGCTAATTGGTTATCCCGCTTTCTTAGAAAATTATTATAATGATGACAAAAAGGCTAGAAATGATTTAGATAAGAGCCGATCAAACATCTTCAAAGAGGATTTAAATGAAGATGAACTTATTGAACTTATTACATCAGAATATTATTCAAGTGATGAAAAAATTATATTTATTGAAGGGATAGAAAATAAAATAAATGACAAATCAACCAAAGTATTAGCTAAATATTTCGGAAATAATCAAAATATAGAACCAGAAATGTTGTTACCTATTTGTAGACTTTTATCCAAGTGTCAAAACCAAGAAGTTTATGATTTATTTTTAGATTTTATTAGCGATGATACAATTAATAATGATTCTATACAAAATACAATTATTGAGTATTTTAACAATTATAATTAAAAAAGGTTTTTTATTATCTGATTGCCGTCAAATAGTGGAACCTTGACTATTAAGAAGACCCAAAACAGTTTCTTTTAACGAATACCAAAAAACATACACGGGTACCACATGGATATTAACAAGAGGTGGTATAATAAGCGTGGAAGCGACAACGGCCTACAACGAAGCCATCCTCCACGGCGAACTACCACCAGAATCAAACCAAGCCATAGAAGATGTCGAGCTATTAAAAGGAATAATCGCCTCTGTTAAAGCAGGAAAAGACCCATTAACCGGCCAAGAAATCAGAAGCGCAAATAATTGTCCTTATCGTCGTATACTTTCCATTCTGACAGAGCATAAACTTATCAAATGAACAATACAAAGAAATGTTAACCAATTCAAACATATTTCAAACCACGTCAGGAAAAGCAAATTGTTTTGATAATTTCATTGGGTTATTAAATCAAGAAAAGTATTATGGTGTCATTTACACTAGTTACGAACCATTGAACCAAATAATAATTGAAACGAATGTCCGCATAAAAAATACCAACCAGAATTCTCTGATTGGTATTAGGTCTAACTTTTGGCTTTCACTACAAATTACTTGTTTTTTTATCCTTCACGTTTCAACATCTTCGTATTAGCTAAAAACAGGGCTGCAACTAGTAGTAAAATGGCTCCTGAAAGAATCAGCGTAGATGTGGCGCTAGAGTGATCGACAATAATAAATCGAATAATCGCTGTAATACCAATATAAATGAAATAACGCAGCGGAAAATGAAAATGGGACTCGAAATATTTGACGATGAGCGCAATAAATTCAAAATAAAGGAAAAACGTTAAAATATCTTGCGTCATATAATAATAAGATACATCTGTGTCTAAGAAGAATATATTATTAAATATCGTAAATGCCTCTCTAATTAAAAAAGCAACAAGAGTAAAACCGACCATAATAAGAGCCAGATTTAAAGTGATTCGCAGCAAGATGGGAACAATAGAAGAAATTTTTTCTAAGCGTTTCATCCGTTGCCTCCTTTCCAAAAACGATATCGCTTTTTTAGTCATTTTACACTATAATGAGAACCATGACTATTTTTAAGGGGGGATTGTTATTTTAAAACGCTTTTTTAGTTATTATAAACCGTATCGAACACTTTTTATTATTGACTTTGGTTGTGCCGTTTTAGCTGCTATTTTGGAGCTGGCTTTTCCAGTCGCTGTAAATCATGTGATTGATACATTACTTCCTGGAAAAGATTTCGGACTTATTATTACTGCTGCTTTAGCTTTGTTATTCTTTTACATACTTAACACTTTTATGCAGTACATTGTCACTTATTTTGGCCATATGCTTGGTCTTAACATAGAAACGGATATGCGCAGAGATTTATTCAGTCATTTGCAGAAACAACCATTTGGCTTTTATGACAATCAAAAAACAGGGAAATTGATGTCGCGAATGACGACCGATTTATTTGAAATTGGCGAAGTAGCACACCATGGCCCAGAAGATATTTTCATTTCGATTATGTCCCTTTTTGGTGCATTTTTCTTAATGTTAAATATTAATGTCAAACTAGCGATATCCACATTTATTTTAGTACCAATTTTGACCGTATTAATTGTGTACTTTAATAAGCGTATGACCAAAGTAACGACAGGGATTTTTAAAGACCTAGGAAATTTTAATGCTGGGGTGGAAAATGCTATCAGTGGCGTACGAGTTGTGCAAGCATTCGCTAACGAGCCACATGAAAAAGGCAGATTCGCGGTCCTTAATCAAGCTTACCGCAAATCGAAATTGATGTTTTACAAAGTAATGGGTCTAAGTTTT comes from the Listeria welshimeri serovar 6b str. SLCC5334 genome and includes:
- a CDS encoding transposase, translating into MPKKLYNEKFKRSLVYLYHHGTSKNKLCTDFGVSMASLARWIKSYNTENIDLNEASSILQMYELKKQKALLEEEISILSEAITLFNLETSVEN
- a CDS encoding AEC family transporter, translating into MEFLLILLPVFGIFAIGFIGQKTLKFDIPNLSKLTLYLMSPFLAFNTFYTNPLSLDYLYLAIYIFALCLSLIIIVSFISFLLGYNLQDRCALILASAFMNNGNYGTPVVLLIFGAVGLDIAVVLMVLQQLAMSTIGVYFAAKGSKDANGMKTVMKRVIRMPIAYGALLGLALQLLHISLPSALMTCVKLVGDAAIPTIMIVLGMQLAVISFRRIELGKVGIALILKLLIAPMIAFGLTLVLPVDEMTKQIMILLAAMPTAANTTLMAVQFDTKPDLVSSATFISTVLSIITLPIVLYFLHPMF
- a CDS encoding fructose-1,6-bisphosphatase is translated as METNDMKYLQLLATEYPTIAKTATEIINLEAIMNLPKGTEHFLSDVHGEYSAFEQVLRNGSGVIKRKIRDIFGEELDDAEINSLSTLIYYPEEKMDLIADEMDDIHAWYRTTLFRLIELCQYVASKYTRSKVRKAMPEDFAYILEELLQENYNEDDKKMYYEEILQHIISLDRAEEFISALARLIQQLVVDHLHIVGDVYDRGPYPDKIMDTLMHYHSVDFQWGNHDILWMGAASGSRVCAANVIRISARYLNLDILEDSYGISLRPLALFADEMYKNDPCTYFQPKNEDNIDYSKAEITQIARMHKAIAIIQFKLEGEIINRRQEFDMNHRLLLDFIDYTNGTIHIKGKDYDLLDSHFPTIDPENPYKLTTAEQELIEKIMASFKNCRRLQKHVQFLYAKGSMFLTYNGNLLYHGCIPLHEDGTFMEMKLRGKKFAGKELLEQFEILTREAYVRPPGTKEKKYACDIVWYLWTGAVSSLFGKSEMTTFERYFVADKETHVEEKNPYYNLRNDEKVCKQILEEFGLDGDCGHIINGHTPVKEGKGESPIKASGKMLVIDGGFAKAYHKKTNLAGYTLLFNSYGLQLVSHQPFTSKEDAIKNETDILSTRQVIEMEINRKRVRDTDIGKKLNEQAEDLKKLLSAYRNGLLHEGR
- a CDS encoding DUF3130 family protein, which produces MSEIKVKEETVKKYSSDMKESAKAMDYLPMKDGNMAFSRANSINQLRTALFDLVEAVEAFQVVVETDATRLKNLGESFAIKDRALRRMMG
- a CDS encoding T7SS effector LXG polymorphic toxin, which translates into the protein MSRIDIGEIRTFALQLKEANQQGKRCIKAIQTVVTNYAEEDSLKGKAIDASKNYYQMTYVPLCKAILEVMEESQERLRQYMDDFHDQVDSSPNARIDEEGLFELGQQIDRLEAKKETLAQRMNVGTEGQMQIYRSQLSKAYKKENIVEKYLAFEQSHTDFFAHISDLVQNIQQTIRELQSNIQFNHHTGTYDLTKLDLDTVSRLQQALGKESNAQPKKFPFNEYQKTYTGTTWILTRGGIIDVEATTAYNEAILHGELPPESNQATEDAELLKGIIASVKAGKDPLTGQEISLLQGISIIAGTTFMYTAGAYHGKRMGIPKLKGLLRRKAGGGNVPKSSKNSAQYLKYKNELMKGDILKNSKPIISGSDLKDSKVVSELTKDGSSISDWSKMESTYSYETSMGKGKIHYYQNLKTGEINFYDVKMKVKIPKDLKIRNELTDDFWIIDLDNNFIPMGVR
- the psiE gene encoding phosphate-starvation-inducible protein PsiE, translating into MKRLEKISSIVPILLRITLNLALIMVGFTLVAFLIREAFTIFNNIFFLDTDVSYYYMTQDILTFFLYFEFIALIVKYFESHFHFPLRYFIYIGITAIIRFIIVDHSSATSTLILSGAILLLVAALFLANTKMLKREG